The following DNA comes from Capsicum annuum cultivar UCD-10X-F1 chromosome 7, UCD10Xv1.1, whole genome shotgun sequence.
GCATGAATACTCGAGGGGATGGGGTACTAGGGCCGCATACTCCGAGCATGACTCCCCATAAAAACTTTACGGAGGGACAATGCTTTCAAGAGATTTTGCCAAAGGTATCCTTTTTTTCAAACAACTTCCTTCCTTCACTTCTTAAATAGCCAAAACTCAACCCCAACAACCAACTGGCCTCTATTTGAATTGAGAATGGGTGATGCACGCAAATTCAAACCACAACACACTGACACCACACCAATACCAGCATAACTAAGTAAAAAACTCATCCAAGCCAAAGTCAAACCAAGGCATGAATCATGCGACCAACTCCAACATTCAAATATATACTTCTCTTTGCCTTTTTAAACCTAAAATCCACTCTAAACTAAGCAGAAGGTCATCTGAATCCTATTCGCTCAACCCCATAACactaaactcaaagaactaaagatCCATCAATCATCCATAATAACAAGCCTAAGAAAAGCACATAGGGTGCTGTCTGGGCACACGAACGGTGATGACCAATGTCTGCAACCTACTGCCAATACAATAACTGGTCCAGATGGGCCTTAAAACTAACAGTTAGGAGCCCGAAGCATAGCACTCACAACTGAACAATCTCTCCTAAGGGTGTCCCACCAACTGGGAATGAAACCATGTTGAATCCAACTTGAGTGCACTTCTTCTGCTAAGAATCCAATCTAAAAATCTCGATAAAACTGAAAACCAAGGCCAGAGCTGAAGAAACCAACATCATATACAATCAATAATCCACTGTTTATCTGAACTGAAGATAACCGTGTAGGTAGACAATAAGTAGGCCAACCTATAGATGAAAGCCCAACTAAGATaagtccaaaaaataaagatTGCACCCAAGCTCTATTGAAACCTTAACACCAAAGCTGAACTGCTTGATCTCAACTTTCTAAACCAATTCTGTAGACAGGTAAGCATTTATACTCCAAAATCTATCATAACACTTAAGTCGTCATTCCTAGGCATCAAAACCAAAACTGAAGTTGGCCAGTCTATACCAAGGGCAAACACCCAACTCACCCTCACTATCTAAAATCAGGTATATCTCCACTGGTTTCTGTTAGAGTCGAAATCAAAACATAGTTGAGAAAAGAAATCACAATAGATGATAAACCACAGGTTCAAAGCACAacaatcaactccatatttattggagGGCATGAATCATCATAGCATACCCAAGAACTCACTAAGGCCGAAATCATACCAGTGATAACCAAAACTCTCACAACTCGAAGAAATGCAACCTTAGCCAAAAATTGGTAAATCAATGCTCTATCTCAGTAACGAATACCCCTAGGCACATATCACCAAGGAGAAGCACTCCACCAAGTCTTATTAGGCCGAATAAATATTGAAGCAAGGATTTCGTGAATCCACCCATGAAAACAACCTTAACCCAATTAAAACATGAATCACATCGTCGAAGAATAGGGTCTCAATCTTAACATCAATGCCAAGGTCAAGGCCACTACCAGAAAATAAACCAAGCAACCCAAGATACGAATTTCCACTTTGTCAACTTAAGAAGTGGTCATAGGGAAATCTCACCTATCTCCATCTCACTTAACTCCAATAGAATAAAAACCACATTACAGAAAGAAATAGAGTATCTAACTCTACACCAACACCAAGATCAAAGAGGACACTTGGTATCAGGATGAAGTTGAAAGATGACTTGGCACAAATGATCTAAGAAAAGCATCCATTAAGGACTAATTTCCTGAGTGCACTAACCATTTAACCTAGTTCCACCTTATTACCGGTAAAATAAATGGTCATTATCAGGAAATAAGGAGAAAACTTGTGGCCCAAAGTTAGAAAAGGAGTATGAAAGAACATGTATACTAGGAATAGAATGAAAGGACTGGTGTATATGTATGCCAGATATATTCCAATGAGATTATGTAAATTATAGAGGAATATTAGTTGGCATGTATaacagtattcccacatggaacatttttataaggcctagtaccTTTAGAATCGAGTGGAACTTTCCTATTGGTCAACATATTACCCTTGTTGCTTATACATAACAGGTTTTACTTCCCTGTAAGAGGTTGGATTTTTTATAATACGAAGTAATACATATCTATGTTTGTACTCCAAACTTTCTATGATTACACATTCTTTACTTAAGTCTGTGCTCAAGCAACTAAAGCTAAATCGACCCGAACCCGTACTAGCCATACTTCATAATCTCTGGAACTATTCTGAAACACCGAGCACCTCAGCTCTACTTTTTCCTTagcttatttttcttcattttatatcttattaaGCTTATTTACTAACATATTTATCTGCTAAATACGAATTAATGAGTTAAATAATTTGTGTATCCTCAATCTTATAACAAATTCAACTATACCATTTTTCTTTAGGTAAACACGGAGCTTTGCCCATTTAATCTGAAATTTATTTAAACtttataaagtgaaaataattagAGTTAGTTGTTTGATGATTATAACGTTTAAAGGGGGAGGAGGAGTTTCCTAAGAATTTCCCAATTTACTGTGAAAATGAGGAGGATGGTCGACAGTAATGAGAACAGTCAAAACGGATCCGGCTCCTCTCCATTTTCACTCTCTATTTTTTCCGAAGTTCCTATCCTGATTATGACATATGGCATAGTTCAAACTGAAGGGGTAAGATTTAATTATTCTAAAGTAAATCTCTAACCATGGTTTAGATAataaatacattatatatttagtttaaaaaattattgtaattcCACAATCTTAGCAACATATTATCTTGTCCTTAAATATAGCAACAAAAAATCCTTTcttcctaaattatttttcatacacatgatccatcttttaatttctatttaaattaacCTTTTTACTGCATTTTGGGAACTTACTCTTTAATAATCActaactattttattttgttaaaaaaaataggaGAGTCTACAAGTTCtcctattttaaagaaaataagagagataattattaaagaaaagttttttgaaaaataaaataaaatacaagagatttctctcattttctccctattttatttcacctattttaaagaaactaaaatatctaatttttaagaaaaagtttcaaaaaaggtgataaaaattaatctaaaatagaaTAGTCGATTATTTTTCCTACTTTATTTCACCTACATTAAAAAGAAATAGCCAATTGTCAaataaaaagtttcaaaaaaaaattgataatacaaaaaatcaattgataaagaaattaaaagataaaattcaTCCGAAGAAAAAAAAGGTAGGAAGAGAAaaaattttgttactttatttataGATATGTTGCTAAGATGGTGAAATTATAATAATCttttaaactaaatatataatatatttattatctaaattataattaaaattatatttaaaaataattaaatcttaattatttaatttaaattatatcatATGTCACCAATTAGAatagaaatttgaagaaaatagtaGCCCTGTCCAGTCAAAACTACCTTAACAcccttattttcctttatttttctctatccTACGCGACAGTCACGTGCGGTCTGAAGCAACGTTGAGCTCTTCGGCCCTCCCAACAAAACCTACAGTCCCACTCTCTGCTAATCTCTGCAAATACTGCAACCCTTTCCCCATAGATACCAGAGGCAGGGCCCATCcctttacagaaaaaataaataaatttaaattaaaaatatttacatcCTACTTCTGCATCAAGATGTCCTTCAAATCAACACTAGTTGCAGCCTTTTTTTACTATCCACCACCATCATACTTCTCTATTATCATTGTCCATAAAAGAAGATTTGTCTTCACAGGAGAAGTGTAATTATTACACCCTTTTAGCTCTATACTCTTACGGTGGTTCATTTTGTTATTATCACtacttaaaaacaaaataaaacatcttacaaattaaaatagaatcTTGGGGGAACACCCTGTTTTTATTTAATATACTTATAAGGTACCTAGTAAATGAAAACTTGAAATGTTGCATGAGTATATATAAATGAGACTAAATTCAAGAAGCATTTATCCCATCGCATTGTATTGTATTGGTGccctttttattcattttcttcattGCAATTACTACTAGTACTATTGTTGTACTGATACTTGTGTCACCACTAGCAGCAGCTGTTCTTCTTGGTTGGTATTTGTCATTAGTTTTGGTCTGCCTCTTTCTCTGGACCCCATAATTTTCCCAACCGTCAGTAATAACTCACTACAGTAATTATTTCACTCTTCTctcttcttcaacaacttcttCCTTACCtcctaattttttcttcttttattttttatttttaatgattttactccTTGGCCCGCCTCCTCATCTAAGGCCCCAGTTTGTGTGTGTACATTTGtggaaacaagaaagaaaaaaaaactttcattTGTCAACAGAGACATAACCACTATTGTACTACCAAGTCTGCAACTATCAATATTATTAGTCTGTGTGGTGTCCTTTGGTGTTCGCCCATTTGCAAGTTCTGAACTATTTATTACTAAGTTCATTGTATTTTCCTTCCAAGATTCTTAGTTGGTAATTGGAGAAACTCTTTTATACGTAGAAACAGAGGAAGAAGTGGGCTGGTTTTGGTGGTGAGCTTGATAAAACTGTTGCTAAAAGTTTATAAAAGGGAAAAATGCCAGGGGTTGGTTCTGGTGGAACTGCTTCAGGGCCATCTTTGCCACCACCCTGCCCAAAACCGCCACCTCAGTATCCAGATTTGTATGGAAAGCGTCGAGAATTGGCCAAAGTTCAGATGCTTGAAAGAGAAATTGGTTTTCTTGAGGTGAGTTGTCTCCCTattttaagtgtgaattttttatCTGATGAGTTAAAATTGTCATGTCTTTCTTGAGTTGAATCAGTTTAAGTTGCTCTATGTAAACTCTGAGGCCACTATTTTAAGTTAAAGGTTTGTCACATCAATAGTATTCTTCGTTACGCATAAAAAAGGTTTTAGCTTTCTGTATTAGGCTATCTTTTACTTAGCCTTGTTTTTAGTGCTTCATATTTATCTTgaaatggaaaaaagaaaaaagttgattgCCTGCTATGAGGGTTAAGGGATGAAtctttgtttgattttgattttgtccCAATCTTTGGTGGGATATCAAATTGAGGAGTATAGCTGCAATATTCTACTAATCTTCACTGTTGCCTCATGTCCTTATGCTAAACCAGTGACTAGATGCACAGATGTACTGTCATGTACTCAATCTGAGTTCTTAGCAGTTTAACTTAGATTGACTGGACCACTTAATTAATTACCATCATAAAGACATGGCATTGACATGCTAATTTGAAGTATCAATTAAAAGAACAAAATGCTCCAAGATTCTCTTAAATAGAGCTCTTAGACTTTCAGGCTTCCCATTTGCTTGTCAAGTTGTGTGCTTGCTGGTGGAGGAGTAACTTATGTTTTGGAAAGGTTGCATGATGCAATATTTACCTGTTTTGATGCTCATGTATATTTTCTAATAGGCAACATATCAAATGAATTAACTTTCACCAGAATTTGTACGACTTGCACATGCAGTGCTGCCTAACATTGGAATCTCATTCTTGAAACTGGTTCCATACTTTTGCGATTCTCTCCTCTTCTACTTTGGGACTGGAGACTTCCTGTCCCCCTGCCCCTCACACAAAGGAAAGCAGAAAAAGATAAAGGTATTGGATTTCTGCTTACTCTTTGGAGGTATCACACTGCTTAAGGCTGGGAAGTTGTCTTCCTACTGCTAAATAAGCAGGTTGCTTATAAATGTTACCTACGGAAAAGAAGAAGCTCACTTCAGGGtttgataattagttatttcgAGCTGTTCCTGGGCTCTTCATCTTGTTAATCCCTCCATTTCAGTTTTTATCGTCTTACTTTTCTTTCTAGTATGCTTTCAAAAGAatatttcctttttagtctgcTTTAAAAAGAATGCCTCTTtccaattttggtaattcttaaTTCTAAATTTCAACATAACAtgtttaaggccacaagattatAGGACATTGTCGTGCATTCTACTTATTTTTAAgttaagactacaagattcagAAGTCTTCTTTACTTCCTTAAATTTTGTGCTCAAGTCAaaaccagacaaacaaattgaaacagagggagtatatagTAACATATGACTCTTTGAGCCATTTCCAAAACTTGATCCTAACAAGTTTTGAGACAACTAATTACTTGAAGACTGGTCTGGAAGTCGCGTAAGATGAATGTGGAGTATTTTGGCATTTTATATGTACTTGACAGCATGTCATTAGTTTCCTTGTTGGGATAAAGGAGATACAGGTGGCAATGTAATGTGCTATGTTTTGATGTTTTACAATTTACTAGAGATTATATTGCATATTTTACCATAAGCTTGTTTGTACTTTGTTGTGATGAATGTGCAGTATTTTAGATGTTACAAAGGCTTGCTTCAGagatttttgtatgaaattattTTCACTTTGGTCGCATCTCATCTCGATCCAATTCTTCTGAGCAGAAAGAACTGAAATCCATTGAAGGCCTTCATCCCGCTTCTCGGCCCTGTAAAGAGTATGTATAGAGCACATTTTCTGCATGTACATTTATTTCCAGATGATCTGTACTACTGAAATCATGTGTAATGAATTCAATCTATGTTTCTTAAGGTACCTCTGTATTGTATGATGTTGACAATTTTGCAGGGTGACAGAATTTGTATCGGAACATTCAGATCCTCTTATACCAACGTAAGATAGTATTCAACAGTAAGTTCTACAAGATTTTAAGTGTATTTCCAGTCTTTTACACCTTCTCATTGCCATTTTTCCCTCGTATCAGAATAAAGAAGAGTCATAGATCTTGTTGCTTATGGAAACGGCTCTGGTATGCTATGTGTTCAGCATTTCTTTTTTGAGTTTATACTGAGTATTAAATATGATTACTATTCaagatttatattgattttatctGAGTGAGTTTCATATAAATATTAAAGAGGTAGCGAGTGATTATCTTGGCATTAACTAAAACTTAAACATCAGACACTTTTTTGTGCATAACTATAATGAAATTTTCTTAGGTTTAATAGATAAAAATTTAGTGTCTAGGTAGGCCACTTGCAAAATGTTGCACAGAAACTATTCAGAGCTATATGAAGAACCACCAATACCTTTGTGGGTCATAAGCTAGAAGAGATAAATAGTAACCAAGGTTAGCTGCAACCGTGATTCAACACAGCTGCtgatttttcacatttttaagaATTAACACACTGCTAGCATACTTACAAGAAGTGAATAGAGCTCTATGTTCAGAGAAAGAGAGTATACTTTATTGGTGGCTCATAAGCTAGAAGCATAGATAGTTAATAATAACCAAAGTTAGTGGGAATTTTTCTTTAGTGTGGCcactattcatatttttatggaTTATGTTTGTGCCCTTCCTTGCTCATAAGCTTCATGAAATCTAGTTTTGGCAATTAAGTCTGTTCAGGAGGaaatcttttgttatttttataaaaatgagcAGTAGGAAGTTTCTTTTGTGCAGCTATAGTGCATCTTTTTGTACCTAGACTTCATAATGCCATTTCTTACTGGAAAAGAAAGATTACAGCACTGTTGCAGTCATGAAATATGTGTTTGAGAAATGTTTTTTAAGCCTTGTCATCTGAGCTCTGACAAAGTGctttatttttttgctttaagGAGGATGACAATTCAATTAAGAGGTTACATCTTTATACAAACTTGTAttacatttttttcaaattagcATCTTGCAATCAGCTAAACAAATCTGCTGCTCTTCTCATTGGGTCGTATGAGATTCACTCTGTTTTCAGGAGCTCTCATGTAATTAGTTGTATTGAATGAGTTTAATCTCGCCCTTGTGGCTTCTCCTAGTGACATAAGTTTCTTGCACATGTAGTGGCTTGTCATGTTTCAATCTGTCATGGATTTGTTGCTGGTGCCGATGTCCTGGCATAAAGATGCCAGACTGCTGTAACTGCTGCCCATCTTTCAGTTGCTCAATACCTAAGTGTCAATGTTTCTCCTGTCAACTGTCTAAATGCTGCAGCAAGCCTGTCTGCAAATGGAGTTGCTGCAGCTTAAAATGTCCGTCCTGCTTTAGCTGCTCCTCTTGTAGCCCATGTACATGTACATGTTCTTATCCTAGATATCCAAAGTTAAATTGTGGTTCCTGTTGTAAAAAGTGCTGCTGCTTCTGCCCTTGCTACTTTTGTTAGTAGTCATTATATTAAATGATGCAATAATTCCTATATGAAACTGCTTCTATACAATTGTGAATATTTTTGTCTGAATAGCATTTGGACTTACTTTGTTTCCTACTTTACAATGATCTGTGCTGTGGTACCTTTGGGCTCTCgaaggaataataactgttgaATTTCTTTTTTATCCCCTAAAAAAGGTAGCTACTATAAAGTTCAGTTGCTGCATATATTTTGCCTTTTGGTCATGCAAGACCTTTTTCCAACTAGCTCTTCAAGCTAATTAAGGGCTCTAAAAAGCATGCATTTCTCTTTTGGGTGAATGGTGAATggatatggatacttggacttacAGCTCTTCATGCTGAGTAGTTTCTGAACACGGAAGTGACTGATGATGTCCACGCCCCACATAAGAGCTTCTGTCTGTTCTGTCCATCTGTAGTCAGGGGAAATTAGATGAGATGGCTCCATAACGGGTGGTTTTGAGCTTTGGTCTTCGATAAGGAAAATTTTAAAGATTagttttacttcttttttatgcatatataataaatgttataaaacaagaaagaacaagaaggaagagtagagagaatagaaagagtgatttttatttcttctcttggggatgatttacaatgaaggaaacctttttatttatagggggaatttgtcTCTAGTTTTACACTAaaaacaaatacatcaaatcctggtagaaatcaaatagatcttgatagacattcactataattgatatatatcataacactcccccttgaatgtctaacaatacgcatataggctgcttcattaaaaaacttacaaggaaaacccagtggaaaaaacctcgtaagggaaaaagagtacagcgcgtattaactccccctaataagaacatccttgaatctctacattccgatcttgtgtaccatcttcttgaaagttgcaactggaaga
Coding sequences within:
- the LOC107877936 gene encoding guanine nucleotide-binding protein subunit gamma 3 isoform X2; translation: MPGVGSGGTASGPSLPPPCPKPPPQYPDLYGKRRELAKVQMLEREIGFLEKELKSIEGLHPASRPCKEVTEFVSEHSDPLIPTGLSCFNLSWICCWCRCPGIKMPDCCNCCPSFSCSIPKCQCFSCQLSKCCSKPVCKWSCCSLKCPSCFSCSSCSPCTCTCSYPRYPKLNCGSCCKKCCCFCPCYFC
- the LOC107877936 gene encoding guanine nucleotide-binding protein subunit gamma 3, translating into MPGVGSGGTASGPSLPPPCPKPPPQYPDLYGKRRELAKVQMLEREIGFLEKELKSIEGLHPASRPCKEVTEFVSEHSDPLIPTIKKSHRSCCLWKRLCGLSCFNLSWICCWCRCPGIKMPDCCNCCPSFSCSIPKCQCFSCQLSKCCSKPVCKWSCCSLKCPSCFSCSSCSPCTCTCSYPRYPKLNCGSCCKKCCCFCPCYFC